A region of Thermococcus barossii DNA encodes the following proteins:
- the purL gene encoding phosphoribosylformylglycinamidine synthase subunit PurL yields MFPHEETLIRERLKREPNELEWAMLEVMWSEHASYKSSRPWLKLLPTENEHVILGPGEDAGIIRFDDETWVVVGIESHNHPSAVEPYGGAATGVGGIVRDILCMGARPIALLDPIRFGPLEKERNRYLFEYVVKGIADYGNRIGVPTVGGETEFDESLEDYTLVNVACVGIMRPEHLVHSYVTESGLKLILVGNRTGRDGIHGVTFASEELGENAEEEDRSAVQIPDPFTEKLLIEATLEAVYTGKVKALKDLGGGGLTCAASEMAGKKGFGAVIYADRVPLREPGMSVTEVMISESQERMLFAVSEADVDALGKIFEKYGLEWTVVGEVVEEPRFVIYWMGKKVADLPVELLADVPTIEWEMKPYSIEKPVETPEVSFDRAFNLVWSSPNVVSKRWVWQQYDHEVQGRTVLKPGRDAAVLKLNDEYGLAFVADGNPRHSHLNPYQGAMGAVAEVVRNLVGVGAEPLALVDNLNFASPERLEVYWSFAETVRGLADAAKAFGLAYVSGNVSFYNEVVDRPIKPTPVVAGLGKVKLEEIPEMGLEEGLLIAVVGLTRPELGGSELYRVFGVEGGFAPRVNLKVERANAEGILKAIQKGLVRAVHDVSRGGIAVALGEMALAGSTGFTVDFSKVPAETSNPVEVAFSESHSRYIVAFPEENLDELTAVFRDFAVIGRAGRKEAAFLWDGRELLRKPLEELRAIHESLPKLLGEEE; encoded by the coding sequence ATGTTCCCGCACGAGGAGACGCTCATCCGTGAACGCTTGAAGAGAGAGCCGAACGAGCTTGAGTGGGCCATGCTGGAGGTCATGTGGAGCGAGCATGCCTCATACAAGTCGAGCAGGCCGTGGCTGAAGCTCCTGCCGACGGAGAACGAGCACGTGATTTTGGGCCCCGGTGAGGACGCTGGAATAATCAGGTTTGACGATGAGACCTGGGTAGTCGTCGGAATCGAGAGCCACAACCACCCTTCAGCGGTGGAGCCCTACGGTGGAGCGGCGACGGGCGTCGGTGGAATCGTCAGGGACATACTCTGTATGGGTGCAAGGCCGATAGCCCTCCTCGACCCGATACGCTTCGGGCCATTGGAGAAGGAGCGGAACCGGTATCTCTTTGAGTACGTCGTCAAGGGCATAGCCGACTACGGCAACAGGATAGGTGTCCCGACGGTCGGAGGAGAAACCGAGTTCGATGAGAGCCTTGAGGACTACACGCTCGTCAACGTTGCCTGCGTTGGGATTATGAGGCCCGAGCACCTCGTCCACAGCTACGTCACCGAGTCCGGTCTCAAACTCATCCTTGTCGGTAACAGAACCGGGAGGGACGGGATTCACGGTGTCACCTTCGCCAGCGAGGAGCTGGGCGAGAACGCGGAGGAGGAAGACCGCTCCGCGGTGCAAATTCCTGACCCCTTCACTGAGAAACTGCTCATAGAGGCCACCCTTGAGGCGGTCTACACCGGCAAGGTAAAGGCGCTCAAAGACCTTGGTGGTGGCGGTTTGACCTGCGCCGCGTCTGAGATGGCAGGGAAGAAGGGCTTCGGCGCGGTAATCTACGCCGACAGAGTTCCACTTCGCGAGCCGGGGATGAGCGTTACCGAGGTAATGATTTCCGAAAGCCAGGAGAGAATGCTCTTCGCGGTTAGCGAAGCCGACGTCGATGCCCTCGGAAAGATTTTCGAGAAGTACGGCCTTGAGTGGACGGTTGTTGGGGAGGTCGTTGAGGAGCCGCGCTTTGTGATATACTGGATGGGGAAGAAGGTAGCGGACCTTCCGGTGGAACTCCTCGCGGATGTGCCGACGATAGAGTGGGAGATGAAGCCTTACAGCATCGAAAAGCCTGTTGAAACTCCGGAGGTTTCCTTCGATAGAGCCTTCAACCTCGTCTGGAGCAGCCCGAACGTCGTAAGCAAGCGCTGGGTCTGGCAGCAGTACGACCACGAGGTTCAGGGGAGGACCGTCCTCAAGCCCGGGAGAGACGCCGCCGTCCTGAAGCTCAACGACGAGTACGGCCTGGCCTTCGTTGCCGACGGAAACCCCCGCCACAGCCACCTCAACCCCTACCAAGGTGCGATGGGTGCCGTTGCTGAAGTCGTCAGGAACCTCGTGGGCGTTGGGGCTGAACCCCTGGCCTTGGTGGACAACCTCAACTTTGCCTCGCCCGAGAGGCTCGAGGTTTACTGGAGCTTCGCCGAGACGGTGAGGGGGCTGGCCGATGCGGCTAAAGCCTTCGGTTTGGCGTACGTCAGCGGCAACGTCAGCTTCTACAACGAGGTCGTTGACAGGCCGATAAAGCCGACCCCCGTCGTTGCCGGCCTTGGGAAGGTAAAGCTTGAGGAAATTCCGGAGATGGGGCTGGAAGAGGGCCTGCTCATCGCGGTGGTCGGCCTCACAAGGCCTGAACTCGGCGGTTCAGAACTTTACAGGGTCTTTGGAGTCGAGGGCGGCTTTGCCCCCCGTGTAAACCTTAAGGTGGAGAGGGCCAACGCCGAGGGGATTCTGAAGGCTATACAGAAAGGTCTCGTTAGGGCGGTGCACGATGTGAGCAGGGGCGGTATAGCCGTCGCTTTGGGGGAGATGGCTCTAGCAGGAAGCACGGGCTTTACGGTGGATTTCTCGAAGGTTCCAGCCGAAACATCAAACCCGGTCGAGGTGGCTTTCAGCGAGAGCCACTCCCGCTATATCGTGGCCTTCCCGGAGGAAAACCTCGATGAGCTCACCGCCGTCTTCAGGGACTTCGCCGTCATTGGAAGGGCCGGCAGAAAGGAGGCGGCCTTCCTCTGGGACGGAAGGGAGCTCCTCCGGAAGCCCCTCGAAGAGCTCAGGGCAATCCATGAGTCCCTGCCAAAGCTTCTGGGTGAGGAGGAATGA
- a CDS encoding GMP synthase subunit A, with protein MIVIMDNGGQYVHRIWRTLRYLGVEAKIIPNTTPLEEIKAMKPKGIIFSGGPDINKTGNCEAILEHYEEFNVPILGICLGHQLIARHFGGKVGRGEKAEYSLVEVEILEENDIFRGLPERLKVWESHMDEVKELPKGFRLLARSETCPIEAMKHESLPIYGVQFHPEVFHTERGADIYRNFAELCGEL; from the coding sequence ATGATAGTCATAATGGACAACGGCGGGCAGTACGTTCACAGGATATGGAGGACTTTGAGATACCTTGGCGTTGAGGCAAAGATAATCCCGAACACGACACCGCTTGAGGAGATAAAGGCGATGAAGCCCAAAGGCATAATCTTCTCCGGCGGACCGGACATAAACAAGACTGGCAACTGTGAGGCAATCCTTGAGCACTACGAGGAGTTCAACGTCCCAATCCTCGGCATCTGCCTTGGCCACCAGCTGATAGCGAGGCACTTCGGAGGGAAGGTCGGCAGGGGTGAGAAGGCCGAGTACAGCCTCGTTGAGGTGGAGATACTGGAGGAGAACGACATCTTCCGTGGGCTTCCGGAGAGGCTCAAGGTCTGGGAGAGCCACATGGACGAGGTGAAGGAGTTACCCAAGGGCTTCAGGCTCCTCGCGAGGAGCGAGACCTGCCCGATTGAGGCCATGAAGCACGAGAGCCTGCCCATCTACGGCGTCCAGTTCCACCCCGAGGTTTTCCATACCGAGCGCGGGGCGGATATCTACCGTAACTTCGCGGAGCTCTGCGGCGAGCTCTAG
- the guaA gene encoding glutamine-hydrolyzing GMP synthase: protein MWERFIEEKVEEIRNTVGDGKAIIALSGGVDSSVAAVLAHKAIGDRLHAVFVNTGFMRKNEPEFVVKTFRDEFGLNLHYVDAGERFFSELKGVTDPEEKRKIIGRVFIEVFEEVAREIDAQFLIQGTIAPDWIESRGKIKSHHNVGGLPERLNLRLIEPVRDLYKDEVRELGRELGLPEKIYNRMPFPGPGLAVRVLGEVTPEKVAIVREANAIVEEEIERAGLRPWQAFAVLLGVKTVGVQGDIRAYKETIAVRVVESLDGMTANAMNVPFEVLQRIAFRITSEIPDVGRVLYDITNKPPATIEFE from the coding sequence ATGTGGGAGAGGTTCATCGAGGAGAAGGTTGAGGAGATAAGGAATACGGTCGGTGACGGGAAGGCCATAATAGCCCTCTCCGGCGGCGTTGACAGCTCGGTCGCAGCGGTGCTTGCTCACAAAGCGATTGGCGACAGACTCCACGCCGTCTTCGTGAACACCGGCTTCATGAGGAAGAACGAGCCGGAATTTGTCGTCAAGACCTTCCGCGACGAGTTCGGGCTCAACCTGCACTACGTCGATGCCGGCGAGAGGTTCTTCAGCGAGCTCAAGGGGGTCACCGATCCAGAGGAGAAGAGGAAGATAATCGGCAGGGTCTTCATCGAGGTCTTCGAGGAGGTCGCAAGGGAGATTGACGCCCAGTTTCTCATCCAGGGAACCATAGCCCCGGACTGGATTGAGAGCAGGGGCAAAATCAAGAGCCACCACAACGTTGGAGGTCTGCCCGAGAGGCTCAACCTCAGGCTGATAGAGCCGGTCCGCGACCTTTACAAGGACGAAGTCAGGGAGCTTGGCAGGGAGCTCGGCCTCCCGGAGAAGATATACAACCGCATGCCCTTCCCGGGGCCGGGTCTTGCCGTCCGTGTCCTCGGCGAGGTTACTCCGGAGAAGGTCGCCATCGTTAGAGAGGCAAACGCCATAGTCGAGGAGGAAATCGAGAGGGCCGGGCTGAGGCCCTGGCAGGCCTTCGCCGTTCTGCTGGGAGTGAAGACCGTCGGCGTTCAGGGCGACATAAGGGCCTACAAGGAAACTATAGCGGTTCGCGTCGTTGAGAGCCTCGACGGCATGACGGCAAATGCCATGAACGTCCCCTTCGAGGTCCTCCAGAGAATAGCCTTCAGGATAACGAGCGAGATTCCCGATGTTGGAAGGGTGCTCTACGACATCACCAACAAGCCTCCAGCAACGATTGAGTTCGAGTGA
- a CDS encoding formate--phosphoribosylaminoimidazolecarboxamide ligase, producing MRVATYASHSALQILKGAKGEGFETIAFGNPRVKPLYMRYFPVADYFIEGTYPEEELLELDAVVIPTGSFVAHLGIELVEKMRVPYYGNKEVLKWESDRNLERKWLERAKLRLPRVYDDPDGIDGPVIVKPFGAGGGKGYFLAKSPEDFWRKAERLGIRDKEDLRKVQIQEYVLGVPVYPHYFYSKLNRELELMSIDRRYESNADAVGRVPAKEQLDLEINTNYTVVGNIPIVLRESLLMDVIEAGERTVKAAEELMGGLWGPFCLEGVFTEELDFVVFEISARIVAGTNPFVHGSPYSWLRYDEPVSTGRRIAMELKQGLEEDRLDEILT from the coding sequence ATGAGGGTAGCGACCTACGCTTCACACTCTGCCCTCCAGATTTTGAAGGGGGCAAAGGGGGAGGGCTTTGAGACGATAGCCTTTGGAAACCCCCGCGTTAAGCCCCTTTACATGCGCTACTTCCCTGTGGCGGATTACTTCATTGAGGGAACCTATCCGGAGGAAGAGCTGCTTGAGCTCGATGCGGTCGTCATACCAACCGGTTCCTTCGTCGCCCATCTCGGAATCGAGCTTGTTGAAAAAATGCGCGTCCCCTACTACGGCAACAAAGAAGTCCTGAAGTGGGAGAGCGACAGGAACCTCGAGAGGAAGTGGCTCGAGAGGGCAAAGCTCCGCCTCCCGAGGGTCTACGATGACCCGGACGGGATAGACGGGCCGGTCATAGTCAAGCCCTTCGGCGCGGGCGGTGGAAAGGGCTACTTTTTGGCTAAAAGCCCAGAGGACTTCTGGAGAAAGGCGGAACGACTGGGCATCAGGGACAAGGAAGACCTAAGAAAGGTTCAGATTCAGGAGTACGTCCTCGGCGTCCCGGTTTATCCCCACTACTTCTACTCGAAGCTCAACCGCGAGCTGGAGCTGATGAGCATAGACAGAAGGTATGAGTCCAACGCCGACGCAGTGGGCAGGGTCCCGGCCAAAGAGCAGCTCGATCTCGAAATTAACACCAACTACACGGTGGTGGGCAACATCCCGATAGTCCTGAGGGAGAGCCTGCTGATGGACGTCATCGAGGCCGGCGAGAGGACGGTCAAAGCTGCCGAGGAGCTCATGGGCGGCCTGTGGGGCCCCTTCTGCCTGGAGGGGGTCTTCACCGAGGAGCTGGACTTTGTGGTTTTCGAGATTTCCGCGAGGATAGTGGCGGGAACAAACCCCTTCGTCCACGGCTCGCCCTACAGCTGGCTCCGCTATGACGAACCCGTTAGCACGGGGAGGAGAATCGCGATGGAGCTGAAGCAGGGATTAGAGGAGGATCGGCTCGATGAAATTTTGACGTGA
- a CDS encoding DUF2341 domain-containing protein encodes MNGVPISPLEVFSDDDIGVLVFGNVSATTHWCNYNYKWRVNITIPSYADGSLVLLKIPTSTFPNIYHTDGTASMVIYEKSDTTCIPVPFWIEYWGTSYAWIWIKTSGTDYTVYFTDDSSYATDGYDKQSLFWLIDTFDDPTLTPVLWNNLSNAYLDGDGHLVVPAGTKKLALQTVNAINGQFFVRFRMKPGDTAQDFDGGVETEFNYTKNVLKVVVNYDGPQLDSYTNIQIPIDLSATNVSGINADPVTNRAEIKVYSDKNLQSEIPFWIERWDSTGARVWVKTNLTYLGSSGGTYQYTATVYIEYNTGTLTRGDGREVFEFFEDFENPSEWGLWDDYRNGNLSITSLYVHDGNYAMSKLLNNDPNGGYRPIGKTLGRGIILEYWDYRINTSGGRLDRVGVIDNNGNGYGAMFRPDNGYVGIDVRTGYSGNLQRTSGSTYGINYWYFVRFEIKTDGTLHVEVYDEDGNLMGSYTRSDNTYNTFTRVYIFGGHDYAIDDMRIRKYLDESYLTYSVTVPQYPEKVEFIDDNPGFSDHGGDTLAVLENWSNSIDSDNPTVLNDYHRYQIVFDPGLSGTDFEFTDVDSSFRSTTASVNKEAVTPAKVGIVTDGQTDAYFDWIVIGEMPYYTTDSITATGVENAPPSTGGYNSRAYDVQPLISCIIDQKYFGTYAGVSFFERLENSRVNHAKYFQLAKKMQDELGMKYGGEYYPIGLVSFMVPNADYDRKLFDIFNNFGISIEEGQSSVDYYFLNYYFGSMAKTTGYRVWGISYGTSVLTGDLTVVPFFMDNQTATAILGPTGADDLLKR; translated from the coding sequence TTGAACGGTGTTCCAATTTCACCGCTGGAAGTCTTCAGTGACGATGACATAGGCGTTCTGGTGTTCGGCAACGTCAGTGCAACTACCCATTGGTGCAACTACAACTACAAGTGGAGGGTCAACATCACAATACCCAGCTACGCGGACGGAAGTCTCGTGCTCCTGAAGATACCAACATCCACGTTCCCAAACATATACCATACGGACGGTACCGCATCGATGGTTATATACGAGAAATCCGACACCACCTGCATCCCCGTGCCATTCTGGATAGAGTACTGGGGAACATCCTACGCATGGATATGGATAAAAACCAGCGGCACCGACTACACCGTTTATTTCACAGATGATTCCTCATACGCTACCGATGGATATGACAAGCAGAGCCTGTTCTGGCTTATAGACACCTTCGATGATCCCACCTTAACCCCCGTGCTCTGGAATAACCTCTCCAACGCATATCTTGATGGAGATGGCCATCTAGTGGTTCCAGCCGGAACAAAGAAGCTCGCCCTTCAGACTGTTAACGCAATAAATGGGCAGTTTTTTGTGAGATTCCGAATGAAACCTGGAGATACTGCCCAAGATTTCGATGGCGGAGTTGAAACCGAGTTTAATTATACAAAGAATGTTCTGAAAGTCGTCGTTAACTACGACGGACCCCAGCTTGACAGCTACACGAACATACAGATACCCATTGACCTTAGTGCCACCAACGTGAGTGGAATAAACGCCGACCCAGTCACAAACAGGGCAGAGATTAAAGTTTACTCTGACAAAAACCTCCAGAGCGAGATTCCATTCTGGATAGAGAGATGGGACTCCACCGGTGCAAGGGTTTGGGTGAAGACGAACCTCACTTACCTAGGTAGCTCAGGTGGAACCTACCAGTACACTGCCACGGTTTACATCGAGTACAACACCGGCACCCTAACGAGGGGAGACGGACGCGAGGTCTTTGAGTTCTTCGAAGACTTTGAGAACCCCAGCGAATGGGGGCTGTGGGACGATTATCGCAACGGAAACCTCAGCATCACATCCCTTTATGTCCACGATGGAAACTACGCGATGAGTAAGCTCCTCAACAACGACCCCAACGGGGGATACAGGCCTATAGGGAAAACCCTCGGAAGGGGCATTATCCTCGAGTACTGGGACTACAGGATAAACACCAGCGGGGGTAGACTTGACAGAGTTGGCGTGATAGACAACAATGGTAACGGTTACGGGGCCATGTTCAGGCCGGATAACGGATACGTTGGCATAGATGTCAGAACGGGATACAGCGGAAACCTTCAGAGAACATCGGGTTCAACATACGGTATCAACTACTGGTACTTCGTCCGCTTTGAAATCAAGACAGACGGAACACTCCACGTTGAGGTGTACGACGAGGACGGTAACCTCATGGGAAGCTACACCCGTTCGGATAACACCTACAACACCTTTACCCGCGTTTACATCTTTGGAGGTCACGACTACGCTATAGACGACATGAGAATACGCAAGTACCTAGACGAAAGCTATCTGACCTACAGTGTGACCGTGCCACAGTACCCTGAGAAGGTTGAGTTCATCGATGATAACCCCGGCTTCAGCGATCACGGGGGAGACACACTTGCCGTACTTGAAAACTGGAGCAACAGCATCGACTCAGACAACCCGACGGTTCTGAACGACTATCATAGGTACCAAATCGTGTTCGACCCCGGACTGAGTGGGACAGATTTCGAGTTCACCGATGTGGACAGTTCTTTCAGGAGCACCACAGCCAGTGTGAACAAAGAAGCCGTGACGCCCGCCAAGGTTGGCATTGTAACCGATGGACAGACAGATGCATACTTCGACTGGATTGTTATCGGTGAGATGCCCTATTACACCACGGACTCCATAACCGCCACTGGAGTTGAGAACGCTCCACCTTCAACAGGTGGATACAACTCCCGTGCCTACGACGTCCAGCCGCTGATATCGTGCATAATAGACCAGAAGTACTTCGGGACCTATGCTGGCGTGTCGTTCTTCGAGCGCCTTGAGAACAGCAGGGTAAACCATGCCAAGTACTTCCAGCTGGCAAAGAAAATGCAGGACGAACTTGGAATGAAATACGGCGGGGAGTACTACCCGATAGGACTCGTAAGCTTCATGGTCCCCAACGCCGACTACGACCGCAAGCTCTTCGACATATTCAACAACTTTGGAATCTCTATAGAGGAGGGGCAGAGCAGCGTTGACTACTACTTCCTCAACTACTACTTTGGAAGCATGGCAAAGACTACCGGCTATCGCGTCTGGGGCATATCCTATGGTACAAGCGTCCTAACAGGGGATTTAACAGTGGTCCCGTTCTTTATGGACAACCAGACCGCGACTGCAATATTGGGGCCGACCGGAGCAGACGACCTCCTCAAGAGGTGA
- a CDS encoding DUF2101 family protein, which translates to MSVEDFLYRIGESVDSVIHGIISFINPTPSEEPPSFRYLGRLVKKRLTTHEYLSLKLQIAFLLYLIMNLILLFLRASPLWLVGVAVVYFLYLRYTLVRNREFFVEHEPYRFFYYAISLISFAVFTGYTVVRRIATSIYYYYAYLLIAFVAVMAFRWYFKQRYGRDYTYGVVEEIKGEVVKVFVHDDIAANVKPGHYWVDAVEDLEVGRVVKLIVEDRKLKGAVPLKIIEVYLSDIENQSSHSSTEPKEETE; encoded by the coding sequence ATGTCGGTGGAAGACTTCCTTTACAGAATAGGCGAGTCTGTGGATTCGGTGATTCATGGCATCATTAGTTTCATAAACCCCACACCGTCGGAAGAGCCCCCTAGCTTTAGATATCTGGGCAGGCTCGTGAAAAAAAGACTCACGACCCATGAGTACCTCAGTCTCAAGCTCCAGATTGCCTTTCTTCTTTACCTTATTATGAACCTCATCCTGCTCTTCCTCAGGGCCAGTCCGCTGTGGCTTGTGGGAGTTGCGGTGGTTTACTTCCTTTACCTTAGATACACCCTGGTCAGGAACAGGGAGTTCTTTGTTGAACATGAACCGTACAGGTTCTTCTACTATGCAATATCGCTGATTTCATTTGCTGTTTTCACAGGATATACTGTGGTACGGAGAATCGCAACGAGCATCTACTATTACTACGCCTACCTTCTCATCGCCTTTGTGGCAGTCATGGCCTTCAGGTGGTACTTCAAGCAGAGATACGGAAGGGACTACACCTACGGCGTTGTTGAGGAGATTAAAGGCGAAGTCGTTAAGGTCTTCGTCCACGACGACATAGCGGCAAACGTCAAGCCGGGCCACTACTGGGTCGATGCTGTAGAAGACTTGGAAGTCGGCAGGGTAGTGAAGCTTATCGTGGAGGACAGAAAGCTGAAGGGAGCCGTCCCGCTCAAGATTATAGAGGTTTACCTTAGCGATATCGAGAATCAGTCCTCCCACAGCTCAACCGAGCCAAAGGAAGAAACCGAGTGA